The DNA sequence GAAGTACAAGGAGCAAGGGCGGGAGGCGCGGGGGCTGGGGTGGGTCAGCGGGCTGACGCTCGACCTGAAGCTCGGCGGTCGCATGCTGGTCAAGCATCCTGCGCTCACCGTGATCGCAACGATTGCCGTAGCGTTCGCGATCGCCGTCGGCACCGTTGGGTTCGAGATCGCGCGACAGGCGCTCTGGCCGACGATTCCGCTTCCGGACGGCAACGCGATCGTTGCATTGCGGAACTGGAACGTCGCCGACAATGCGGCGGTCCCTGCATCGCGCCGCGATTACGAGCTGTGGCGCGACGGTCTCAGCTCGATCACCGATCTCGGGGCCGTCGAGGTGGAGGAACGCAGCGTCGCCGTCAGCGCCGGCCCCGGCCAGCCGGAGACCGTCGCCAACGTGACCGCGTCGACCTTCGCGCTGACGCGCGTCCCGGCGTTAATGGGACGCGCCCTGCTGGAAGGCGACGAGCGGGGCGGCGCGGAAGAGGTCGTGGTGGTCGGATACGACTTCTGGAAGAACAAGCTGGGTGGGGCGGCAGACGCCGTCGGCCGCGTCATTCACATCAGCGGCACGCCGGTCACGATCGTCGGCGTGATGCCGCGTGGCTACGGATTCCCACAGCGGAACGAAGTCTGGCGGCCGTTGCACCTCGAGCGGCTTCCCGAGGCGTCGCCGAGCCTGCGGTACGTCTTCGGGCGGCTGGCGCCGGACCGTTCGCGCGAGGAGGCGACCACCCAGGCGGCGGCGATCGGCGCCCGAGCCGCGACGATGTTTCCGGAGACGCATAAGAACGTGCGCCTGCAAGTCCTCTCGCTGTCCGACGCAGTCAGTGATCTGCCGGAATCGGCGGTGTTGGTGCTGGCGTCAATCAACGTGTTCCTCGTGCTGTTGGCCGCGCTCCTGTGCGGCAACGTCGCGATGTTGCTGTTCGCCCGCGCCGTCAGTCGAGAGCGGGAGCTCCTCGTTCGCACCGCACTCGGCGCCAGCCGTGGGCGCCTCGTCATGCAACTCTTTGGCGAGGCGCTCCTGCTCTGCGCCGTCGGCGCGGTGGTTGGTCTCATGGTTGCGCGCTTCGTGCTCGCGCGGACCTGGACGATGATCGAAGAGCAATCGGGCCCGTTGCCATTCTGGATCGACACTTCGATTTCGACGACGACGATTCTCTATGCCGTCGGGCTGACGCTGTTCGCCGCGACGATCGCCGGCGTCGTACCCGCGCTCAAGGTGGTGTCGGGTAGTACCGGCGGCAGGCTCCGAGCCGCGTCGAGTGGCGGCGGCGGGTTGCAGTTCGGCGGCGTGTGGACCGTGGTCATCGTCGCGCAGATCGCGCTCACGACGGTGCTTCCGGTGCCGCTGCTCGGCGTGGGAGGGGACTTCGCGCGAAAGACCCCAGCGGGATTCCCGGCCGAAGCATTCCTCACCGCCACGCTCGAGATCGATCGCTTCGACGGCGCCGCGGCGAGTGGTGACACAGTGCCGGCCGTGCGTGCCGCGCGGCTCGAGGAACGCTACCGCTCGCTCGCCGAGCGGCTCCGGCAGGAGCCGGGCGTGCTGGACGTCACGTACGCCGATCAGATGCCGGTGATGCGTCACGCGGTGTACGGGATCAACATGGACCCGGGTCCGGCCGCTAAGCAAAGTGAACGCTGTGTGGGTGGTTACTGCGTCGGGAACGTGTCCGTCGATCCGCGGTTCTTCGACGTGATCGGTGCGCCGGTGATCCGCGGCCGGGCCTTGGCGACGGCCGACGCGGAACACCAGACGCGTGCCGTGCTCGTGAACGAGTTCTTCGTCGATCAGGTCATGGGCGGCCGCAACCCGATTGGCCGCCGGCTTCGCTTCTTCTCGTCAACTCGCAAACCCACCGCCGAGTCGTGGCATGAGATCGTCGGTATCGTGCCCGATCTCGGCGTGAGCGACAACCAGGGCGATTTCGGCCGAGCCCGCATCTTTCAGGCAGCGCTGCCGCGGCAGACGGGGCCGCTTCGGGTCGCCATTCACGTTCGCGGCGATCCGCAGGCTTTTGCGGTGCGCCTCCGCGAGCTCGCGGACGCGATCGATCC is a window from the Longimicrobiaceae bacterium genome containing:
- a CDS encoding ABC transporter permease; amino-acid sequence: MKTLFARVRSFWHGLRRPDQLWAEMDEEMRFHVEMEADRLIRERGLDEAEARRQAAISFGGTEKYKEQGREARGLGWVSGLTLDLKLGGRMLVKHPALTVIATIAVAFAIAVGTVGFEIARQALWPTIPLPDGNAIVALRNWNVADNAAVPASRRDYELWRDGLSSITDLGAVEVEERSVAVSAGPGQPETVANVTASTFALTRVPALMGRALLEGDERGGAEEVVVVGYDFWKNKLGGAADAVGRVIHISGTPVTIVGVMPRGYGFPQRNEVWRPLHLERLPEASPSLRYVFGRLAPDRSREEATTQAAAIGARAATMFPETHKNVRLQVLSLSDAVSDLPESAVLVLASINVFLVLLAALLCGNVAMLLFARAVSRERELLVRTALGASRGRLVMQLFGEALLLCAVGAVVGLMVARFVLARTWTMIEEQSGPLPFWIDTSISTTTILYAVGLTLFAATIAGVVPALKVVSGSTGGRLRAASSGGGGLQFGGVWTVVIVAQIALTTVLPVPLLGVGGDFARKTPAGFPAEAFLTATLEIDRFDGAAASGDTVPAVRAARLEERYRSLAERLRQEPGVLDVTYADQMPVMRHAVYGINMDPGPAAKQSERCVGGYCVGNVSVDPRFFDVIGAPVIRGRALATADAEHQTRAVLVNEFFVDQVMGGRNPIGRRLRFFSSTRKPTAESWHEIVGIVPDLGVSDNQGDFGRARIFQAALPRQTGPLRVAIHVRGDPQAFAVRLRELADAIDPALRVIDPKRLPRLAESVSGFWIALLLGFTGVTLMLSLAGVYGVTAFSVAKRTREIGVRVALGAQPLQVLATVFKRPFVQIALGVGIGAVLGLGLANNDLSDVHLDDFGITAVFALSTILCCALACIVPTRRALRIQPTEALKDEG